CGATGATGTACTGCTCGATCTCGGCATCATCGACGGTACTGGGTGCGGGCGGGACCGAAGCGCAGCCAACCAGGGCCGCGAGGAGCCCGGCGGCGGCAAGCATCCGAGCAATCAGGGCCGGACGGTCACGATCCATGGGCACTCCCTTCCTGGTGACGAGTCTCACGCCGGACCTTCGGATTAAACCACACACGTCGCACGACTTCCACGCCCGATCCGGGGCACGAGGATCCATCGCAACCAGCCGCCGAAGTGCTAGACTGCAACTCAACCAGTCTTGATAAGGAAATCCGTCCCATGCGCGTCCTCGTTACGGGTGGCAGCGGTTATATCGGCAGTCACGCGGTGGTGGCCTTGATGGAGGCCGGTCATCAGGTCGTGGTCCTCGATAATCTGGAAAACAGTGCGGGCACGGTGGTCTCGCGGATCGAGCGGATCACCGGGCAGGCGCCCGATTTCATTGAGGGCGACCTCCGCGACGCAGATGCGCTCGAGAAGGTCTTCGCCAACGCGTCCTTCGATGCCGTCATGCACTTTGCCGGCCTCAAGGCGGTGGGCGAGAGCGTGTCCCGTCCCCTCGCCTACTATGAGACCAATGTAGGCGGTACCGTGCGTCTCTGCCAGGCGATGGAGCGCGCCGGCGTGCGGCGGCTGATCTTCAGCTCCTCGGCGACCGTTTATGGAGACCCGGCCCGGGTGCCGATCGACGAGGACGCTGCCACCGGCGGCGTGACCAACCCCTACGGCCGCAGCAAGCACATGGTCGAGCAGATCCTGTTCGACCTAGGGCGCGCGGATCCGCGCTGGTCCATCGGCATCCTGCGCTACTTCAATCCGGTCGGGGCCCACGAAAGCGCCTTGATCGGCGAGTCGCCCCGGGGGATCCCCAACAACCTGGTGCCGTACATCGCCCAGGTGGCCAACGGCGAGCGCGAGCAACTCAACGTTTTCGGCGACGATTACCCGACCTGGGACGGGACCGGGGTGCGCGACTACATCCATGTGGTCGATCTGGTGGCGGGCCACCTGCGCGCGCTGGAGTTCCTTGAGGCACAGCCGGGCAGCCACGTCTGGAACCTGGGCCGCGGCGAGGGCTACAGCGTCCTGGAAATGGTCCGTGCGTTCGAAGAGGCCAGCGGTCGGCCGGTCCCCTACCGGGTCACGGATCGCCGACCCGGCGACATTGCAGAGTGCTGGGCCGACCCGAGCAAAGCGGAACGGGAGCTCGGCTGGCGGGCCGAGCGGGACCTGGCCACGATGATGCGGGATACGTGGCGGTGGCAGCATAATCAACGGATTGGGTAATTGCTTAGGGCTCGCTTCGGACGATGGATCAGTGTTCTTATGTATTGCCTCGACTCGTCTAACATCGCTTGCCATCCGCCCGTCCGGACGAAATCGACATGCACCACCTGTAAACATGCGGGAACCATCGGAACACCGTAATATCGCGCAGCTGCGAGCCGGTGATTCCCGTTATCCCCCAAGATGAGCTGTCCAGTCCGCGAAACCGCCAGTCCGATACCACCCCGCTCCCTGAACTGACCCTTCGTCGCCACACTCTGCGGAAGGAGATGGCGTCCAGACCAAACCACGGCGAACAATTCATCCAGTGCGCGGTATCGACGCACCAAATCTTTCAGTGACCGACAACCATCCTCCTCACCGCAGATGTGAATCAACCTCTTCATCAGGTCGATTTCACCCACCGCTTCCCAAGATTTTCCCGTTTCCAGCTTGCGGACTGTCCGCGCTACAATGCGGTTTTCCATTATTGGCAGAACCGCTTTATCCCAATCGCCCGGTACAATCACGTTCGGGCCATGGAGCGGACGTGGACCAATCTGCACTTCTTCCGGGGAATAGACTTTGCTTAGAACTGGTGGCCGGGGGAGGATACTCAACGTTAAACTGATTTGCTTCGTCGGCACATAAATCAGTTGGTACTTTTTGGGAGCATCTTTCCCGAACCGCAGAAAATTTTTAACATCTTCCCGATAAATACGAAGCGCCCATCGTGGATGACGACAGGATTCTGGCAAGAACGAAAGTCCCTTAACGTAGGCACCCAGCTTATCCATGCAAGCGCTCCCAACGCACCCCAAAAACTAACGCGCGTTCTCGTAGATATCGAAGTCTTCACTGTACAGGTGCTCGACTCTTTTTTTCTGTTGCTTCGTCAAGGAGAAGCCAAACCTTTTATTCGATTTGTTTGTGTGCGGCACTTCAACCGGCGAATAATCTGAGACACCAGAAGCTTCGTAACATGCGGCAACCCCTTTTCTCATGCTCTCCATGCGATAGATGTTCGGGATGTTGAGTGCCCCTCCTAAGTCTTTAATATCATTCACCATCGGATTTGTGTGCGTGGAAAAGAGCAGACCATAAGGCTCAAAAATAGATTGCTGACGACATGAATCCTGCTTATCTAGCATATCAAGAAAGACATCAAAACATTTTCTACTCGAAACCAGACATCTCGGATCCCGAGAAAAAAGACGAAGATTCGCCATCACCCTGCCCCTTGCCGTCATTCTTTTGGGCCAGATCAGGTGATAATACATGGACACCACACGGTCGTAGGGGTTTCTGGAGAAGGCGACTCGAAACATACTGTCCCATGTGTCCGGATAAAGATAGAGACGCGCAAACTCACTACGCCGGAACTGATAGGGGCCCAGTGGTGTTGTGTATGTATTCAGAATATCATTCCATTCCTCACGTGGCCGCTGTATGAAACACGACGGCATCTTGAATCGTTCCGTGCAGGTATAAAGCCCTCCCAAAGCCTGACGCAGCGATGTACCCGCTGACTTTTTAATATGCAACCAAAAGATCCCGTTTGACACACCCCGCCCCCCCCCTACCCCAAGAATCTTCCCGAAGGTAGCCCAATGACAAGACACGCCGCCGGTACCACCCTTCCGGTTCGGCCCCCACCATGATGGTAGCCGACGCAGGTGACCGCGCCACCCGAATCAATTGAATGGATGGTTGGAGCGAAGACGCGATTAGGGTCTGCCCGCTACAGTGCGTCACCGGTGAGCCGGTCATTCGCCCGCCCATACAGATCTTCGAAGCGGACCAGATCGTCCTCTTCCAGGTAGGGGCCGGTCTGGATCTCGATGATCTGCAGCGGGATGCGGCCCGGATTCTCGAGCCGGTGGGGTCGCGTAGCGGGGACGTAGGTGGACTGGTTTTCCTCTAGGTAGATCTCCTCCTCGCCGTTGACCACGCGGGCCGTCCCGGCGATGACCACCCAGTGCTCCGAGCGGTGGTGGTGCATCTGTAAAGAGAGCTTACACCCGGGTTTGACCACGATCCGCTTGAGCTTGTAACGGTGGCCGCTCTCCAGGGTCGTGTAGCTGCCCCAGGGGCGCGCGACGGTGACGTGGTACTCGGCCAGCTCGGGGCGCTCGGCGGCGACCTGGGCGACCAGCGGCTTGAGGTCGGCCAGGCGCTCGCGCGGACAGACCAGTGTGGCGTCCCGGGTCTGCACCAGCGCCAGGTTCTCCACCCCGTAGGCGGCGAGCAGACCGCCGTCGGCACTCCACAGCAGGCTGTCGCGGCTGTCCACCGGCAGCGCCGGCCCATTGCAGACGTTGCCCCGTTCATCCTTGGCCCGCTCCTGGTAGAGGGCCTCCCAGCTACCCAGATCGCTCCAGCCCAGGTCCACGGGCACCACGGCCACTTTGTCCGCCCGCTCGACCAGCCCGTAGTCGATGGAGGTCTCGGGCAACTGGCCGTAAGCCGCTTCATCAGGTATGACGTCGCTCTCCACCCAGCCCTGGACCGCCTCGGCAATGGCCGGCTGGTGCTCCCGCAGCAGGTCCAGGAAACGGTCGGCCCGGAAGACGAACATGCCGCTGTTCCAGTAGTAGCCGCCGTTCTCGAGGAAGCGGCCCGCCGTGTCGGCATCCGGCTTCTCGACAAAGCTTCGGGCCTCCTCCACCCCGCCGGCCAGCGTCTCCCCGGCCTCGATGTAGCCGAACCCCGTCGCTGGCGCCGTGGGACGGACGCCGAAGAGGACCAGATGCCCAGCATCCGCCGCGTGCTCAGCCCGCTCCCAGGCCGCGAGGAGCGCCTCCGGCTCGCCGATGCGGTGGTCCGAGGGGAAGACACTGATGAGGGCATCTGGAGTCTGCCGGGCGATGCCGGCCACCGCCCAGGCGATGGCCGGAAGGGTGTTGCGGGCCGACGGCTCGGCGAGCACCCGCTCGGCCAGCGGTGCGGACACCTCGTGCAGTTGCCCTTTGACCTCGAAACGGTGGTCGGCATGGGTCACCGTGGTAATCCGCTCCGGCGCCAGAGCAGGCAGAAGCCGACCCGCAGTCTCCTGGAGCAGGGTCGCCTCCCCCGTCAGGGCCAACAGCTGTTTGGGCATATTCCGCCGGGAGAGCGGCCACAGGCGCGTCCCGGACCCGCCGGCGAGGATCACCGCATGACGCCGATCCGCCCGCGATACCTCCCCGGGCCCTTCCTCTTCCGCGCTGCTTGCGCCGCACACGCCGTCCGCCATCGCTGACCTCATCCATGCTGTTGTGGGTTGGCCGCCGCCCGGTCTTCGCCCGAATCATCCTCCCGCGGGGCCAGAAAGGCTTTGTAAAACAGATGCCGCGCCAGGAGCAACGGCGGCATCTTGAGCCAGTGGCCGCGGAGGAAAACGAGCGCCCGCGCCAGGGCATCCACCCAGGGGGTCGCAGAAACCCGGCCGTTCAAAGCGTGATGAAACATCCGCCGGCTGACCCAGCGCGCCGGCAGACTTGCCGCGTGATCATGCAGTCGCCGCTCTACGCTTTCCGGGACCAAGGTCCCGAAGCGGTGCTGGCAGCAACGGATCGCCGGCTCCATCAGCCAAGCCACCTGGAGCGCCTCCGCCTCGTTCAGGAGCTCCTCCCAGAACACTACGCCGTGCTGCGCCTCATAGTGCTCGATGAGGGTGTGGATATCGTAAAGGTCGCGGAGCCCGCGGTCCCAGTCGGTCTCCGAGAAGAGGTGGACGATGGCGTGCAGCACCAGGTGCCGGGGCGCCGGCAGCTGGAGGCGATCCATACCCCCGATGGGGCGCGCCGCGGACAAAAGTCGTTCCGGATCCACCGCCACGGCGAAGGTAGCGGGCAGGATGTTGTGGTGGAGATCGAGCGTCGTGCCGCGCTTGACGTGCTGCAGCGGCGGCAGCTCATGCATCCACTGGCGATAGTAACGCTGGTCGTAGGCCGAGTGGTGCGTACCGAACCAGCCCTCGTAAAAGAGCACCGCCTCCGCCCGTTCCACCTCGTCACGGCGAAAAAGCAGATCGATGTCCGCCGCGATGCGGCCGGCTGCGTTCGGCAGCCCCGCCAGAACGTAGGCGCCGCCCTTGAGGACCAGGGGCGGCGTGAGGTTGCGGATCAGCCCACTATCGAGCTGCTCGAGCTCCCAGCGCAGGGCGGCGGCGTTGGTCTCGGCAGTCAGCGCCGCCCCCCAAAGGTGGCGGGCCGCCCACTCCGGCAGGCGCTCGGCCACACCCGCCTCCATGGCGCGGTGCCAGAGGGCCCCGAGCAGCAGGTTCTCACGGCCGACGGCCAGCATCGCGGTCCACTCCCGCCCCGAGCGCTCCAACAACGAAGCTGGCTGTGCCAGGCCGTCACACAGAGCTTGGGTGGGATCCGGCTGCCAGTTCTTCAAAGATGGGGATCGCCTCTTCCAGTCGGCTGTAGCGGAAATCGTAGCCTTGCGCCTGCTCGACGATATCTACGGTCCGGTGGAACGCGCGGGCCCCGAGGGCGGCGTAGTTGAAGGAGTTCCGCGCCAACCCCATAAACGTTTCCCCCTCCGAGCGCTCGGTCAGAACCGCCGGAGCTTGCGGTTGATAGCGGGGGAAGACCACCCACGCAGGCGTCGCCGGCTCGTTCGCCCGGACCACACTATCACGGGGCGGGCGCATGTGGGCCACCGACCCTTTCAAGGTATCGTGGCAGCGCTCACTGAGAAACGCATCCGGGGCAATGGCCTGGATCACATCGATGGAGGCGTTCTTCAGGCTCACCGGCCGACTTAGCCCCAAGACCCGCACCTCGCTACTCGCCAGATCAACCAGCGTGGCCTCGTCACTGAGCAGCCGCCAGCCGCTGCAGGCCAGCGCCGCACACAGGGTGCTTTTCCCCGACTCCGGCGGCGCCGGCATGATGAGGGCCCGGCCGTTCTTCTCCAGGCAGGCGGCATGAAAAAGTAGGAAGTGCTTAACTTGGGTCCCGATGCACCAGTTCAGCCCCCACTCAAGCATCGGGAAGGCCTGGTTGCGGGGGAGCGGCTTGAAGATATTCTTCCGGTCGGCGTAGAAGAGCGCTTGCGGTCGGTAAAAGCGCCGAAGCCCCAGGGGTTCCCGAACCTCGCAGAAGAAGTCCGCGCCATCCTCTGGCTCAATCACCCGATGATCAGCGTAGAGACGCCAAAGGCCTTCAGCAACACTACTCAGTCGGCTTTTGAGAAGGGAGCGCACCGGACCGGTTTGAACCAGCAGGCACCCTGCGGCGAGGCGACCCGACAAGTCGGCGTAACCCAATTCAGCTACCGACGTCATCGCAATGTTCGCAAATCAAGCCGATCTCCATGAGGGAATTCAAAGCTGATGCGAGACGCTCTCGCTCTGCGCGCTCCTCCTGCTCCTCGTTGAAAAGCCTTAAGAACTCCGATTCGTAAGCCGGCGACTTAGCATTGAGCACAGTTAAGATGCCAACCACCTCTCCCGGTAAAACGTAGGTGCCCCCCATGCCGACAGTATAAATGAACCCAAAATTTCCCACCACCCGGTATTCCAGCCCGGAACCCTCTCCCGTCCGCGAGAAGCAGGCGGAAGACAAATAAAAGAGCCTTGGCTTCACGCCCTGCTAGCACTCAGTCCAACAAGAAGTCAAAAAAACAGTCTTTCTCGTAACAGGAGTTTCCATTGATTGTGTTTTTAAAAAAAGCAGCCACTCCATCCTTAGACAACTCATCTCCAGTGCCCGGTATTTTGTAGTATCCATTATCGAGAGCATCTGTAACCATTTCTCTAATCTGTTCTGACCCAGGACCCAAATATTCGACAGATGAATCGGTACTACTCATATAGGCAGCGGATCCAAAGCGGATCACCCTCCGATCCGAATCACTTACCTTATAACCATTTTTCTTTACAATATTATTGTTGTTTCCATGGGCAGCGTAACTCAAATTGAGAGAGTTACCGTTATCGTCTGTATACGTGCCTGAACTATACTCAAAGACGTCATTGAAATCTTCCTCCTTAGCATCGTCGGACCCCCCGCCATTACCTTCGTTACCCCAATACCCTGTGCTCTTCCCATTGCAATTAACAGCATCTCCGTGGCGCGATACGTTCCCCGAAACCCATCCGGAGGGGTTACAATTGCCACCGTTTCCATTACTTGCTCTAAGCGGGTTGCTGTAGAGCGTCATCAGCACGGGCACACTACCCAGCGCCGCCTGGCTAAAGCGCCGGCGCGACATACCCCGGCTCGGGGAGGCGTTGTCCTGCTCTTTCGCGTCGGGGCGCGGCTCGGGGGTCTGATTGCGCTCGTGTTCCGTCATCGCGGATTCCCTCAAAGGTCGCGCTGCTTCAGTTGGAAGTTACCGGTCTACCGAATTCTTTTGCAAGCTTCATACCGAGGCACGGGAGAACGGCTCAACCCTGTGCTGTGTCAGGGTGTTGGGGCCACGCCCTCCCGGTTCCCTCCGGCTCCCGAACCCTCGAATGTAAAATTTGCTGACACCACCTGCCGCGCAGCCCCAAGCGACCCGGCAGCCTTATCCGACTCGCGCCCGGACCAGGAAGGAGTGGCAGAGGCGCCGCTCCAATCCTGGCACGATCCGCAGGGCGCCGCGCACCGCTCGGTGCTCCACCCAAGGCTGGAGCCGCGCGATCCGCCCGGGCAGCAGCAACAGCCAAGCCACCTGCTGGACCTCCGTGCCCGTCGCCTGCAGTTCCTCGACGAGGCCAGTATAGTCGTCATAGCGCAGGTGTGGCGAACGACCGGCCCGCTTGCGGCGCCACTCGGCGAAGACGGTGGGCAGGCACCGGGCGTTGAGGGCATCCACCCAGATCTCACCGCCCGGGCGCACTACCCGGGCCATCTCCGCCAGCGCCGGCCGCGGCCCCGGCAGCGCCTGGAGGACCCCGAGGCACAGCACCCCGTCAAAGTGATCATCGCCGAAGGGCAGCCGCTGGGCATCCCCGGCAACCCAGGGAATCCCCGGCTCGCTGCGCTGCTGCGCCTTGAACAGAGACGGCTGGGAGTAGTCCAGGCCAACCACGTCACGCCCGCTCTCCCGGAGGTAGCGCGTGTAGGTACCAGCCCCGCAGCCGAGATCCAGCCAGCGGCCCGCCGGGGCATCCGCCTGCTCCCAGAATTGGCGAAACTGTCGGAAGCGAGCATCCAAGCCGGTGGGCGTCCAGCCCGCGATCCCGGCATCATCGTCCAAGGTGGCGCCCCGCTGCATGAACCGCCGCTGCCAGCGCCGTGCAAAATCAGGATCGGTCACTGCCCCTCCCTGTCTCGTGATCCGGTTTCCCCCAGCCGCCCGTCGCCTCGACCGGCATGACCCGCCGCTGCCCCCAGCAAGAGCACTAGATAGAAGAGTAGCGCGATGTGGGGGTTGAAGAAGATGGTCGCGAACATCCCCACCGCCAGCGCCCCGGTGATCCCGGCGGCAGCCGCCAGCGCCGCCAGCGTCGGTGGGCGGGCATAAGGCGCCAGGGCCCAAAGGCCGGTGGCGACGAGCACCAGCCACAGCGCCGCGCCCGCAATCCCTTGATCGAAGTAGAACTCCAGTAGCTGGTTCTCGGTGCGCCAGGCGTCGTAGTTGCTGGTGGTATAGAACCAGTGTCGGCCGCCCGCTGCAAACGTCCCGTTCTTGAGCAGCTGAGAGCCGTCGCCCCGGTGAATGCGGACGTCGTCCATGAGCAGCGGTCCCGGCAGACCATCCTCGCGACTCAGCGAAAAGACCAGCGATCGCTCCAACCCAGGCATCCCGCGCCCGGCGGGCGGCGCAAGCCGGAGGGCCATCCCACGCCACGGCGGATCGCTCCCCTCACCGAGGCCATCCAGCTGGATCCAACGCTCTGCGCAGCGGACCGGGTAGACCACCGACTCCTCACAGAGGGCCACTCGCAGCCGGGCACCCGGCGGCCCCTGCACCCGAAGCACGACATCCACCCACTCCGGTCGGTCGGCGGCGAAAAGCCGCTGGGCAAGGCGCCCGGTCGGATCCTCGCCCATCCAGAGCATCGCCGTCTCGCCCTGCCCCAAGAAACCGTACTGTCCAACGGGATCGTCCACCTGCGGCGCGGTGCGGTAGGCCGCCGGGAAGGTCCCCACGCCGTGCCCCATCCACGGCGTCCGGGCTGTCTCCGCGGAAATCGCCAGGATCGTCGCCCAGCGATCCCAGCGCCCCTCCGCATCGCGGGTCGTGGCGGACCAGCGGTCGCTGGCGAAGCCGTCGAGCATCGCCAGGGCGATCCCGATCGCTACCAGGATCGGCATCCACGCCAACAGGATGCTGGTCCGGCGGCTCCGCCCCCCGGCACGGGTCAACAAGGGCCCGCCGAAAAGCGCCAGGACCAACAACGCCACGGCGACGGCCAACCACGCCGAGCGCGTAAAAGTCACCACGGTGGCGTAGCTGACCAGCAGGCTGACCGTCAGCGTCCAGAGCAGCGCCCAGCGGGGCCGGGTCCAGGCCCAGACCAGCGCGAAGGGGATTGTCAGGGCGAGGAATGCCGCCAGGCTGGGCCCACCGACGTGCATGTCGGTGAACCAGCCGGCGACCCGAAAACCGC
This window of the Halorhodospira halophila genome carries:
- the galE gene encoding UDP-glucose 4-epimerase GalE, encoding MRVLVTGGSGYIGSHAVVALMEAGHQVVVLDNLENSAGTVVSRIERITGQAPDFIEGDLRDADALEKVFANASFDAVMHFAGLKAVGESVSRPLAYYETNVGGTVRLCQAMERAGVRRLIFSSSATVYGDPARVPIDEDAATGGVTNPYGRSKHMVEQILFDLGRADPRWSIGILRYFNPVGAHESALIGESPRGIPNNLVPYIAQVANGEREQLNVFGDDYPTWDGTGVRDYIHVVDLVAGHLRALEFLEAQPGSHVWNLGRGEGYSVLEMVRAFEEASGRPVPYRVTDRRPGDIAECWADPSKAERELGWRAERDLATMMRDTWRWQHNQRIG
- a CDS encoding sulfotransferase family 2 domain-containing protein: MSNGIFWLHIKKSAGTSLRQALGGLYTCTERFKMPSCFIQRPREEWNDILNTYTTPLGPYQFRRSEFARLYLYPDTWDSMFRVAFSRNPYDRVVSMYYHLIWPKRMTARGRVMANLRLFSRDPRCLVSSRKCFDVFLDMLDKQDSCRQQSIFEPYGLLFSTHTNPMVNDIKDLGGALNIPNIYRMESMRKGVAACYEASGVSDYSPVEVPHTNKSNKRFGFSLTKQQKKRVEHLYSEDFDIYENAR
- a CDS encoding mannose-1-phosphate guanylyltransferase/mannose-6-phosphate isomerase, with protein sequence MADGVCGASSAEEEGPGEVSRADRRHAVILAGGSGTRLWPLSRRNMPKQLLALTGEATLLQETAGRLLPALAPERITTVTHADHRFEVKGQLHEVSAPLAERVLAEPSARNTLPAIAWAVAGIARQTPDALISVFPSDHRIGEPEALLAAWERAEHAADAGHLVLFGVRPTAPATGFGYIEAGETLAGGVEEARSFVEKPDADTAGRFLENGGYYWNSGMFVFRADRFLDLLREHQPAIAEAVQGWVESDVIPDEAAYGQLPETSIDYGLVERADKVAVVPVDLGWSDLGSWEALYQERAKDERGNVCNGPALPVDSRDSLLWSADGGLLAAYGVENLALVQTRDATLVCPRERLADLKPLVAQVAAERPELAEYHVTVARPWGSYTTLESGHRYKLKRIVVKPGCKLSLQMHHHRSEHWVVIAGTARVVNGEEEIYLEENQSTYVPATRPHRLENPGRIPLQIIEIQTGPYLEEDDLVRFEDLYGRANDRLTGDAL
- a CDS encoding nucleotidyltransferase domain-containing protein: MKNWQPDPTQALCDGLAQPASLLERSGREWTAMLAVGRENLLLGALWHRAMEAGVAERLPEWAARHLWGAALTAETNAAALRWELEQLDSGLIRNLTPPLVLKGGAYVLAGLPNAAGRIAADIDLLFRRDEVERAEAVLFYEGWFGTHHSAYDQRYYRQWMHELPPLQHVKRGTTLDLHHNILPATFAVAVDPERLLSAARPIGGMDRLQLPAPRHLVLHAIVHLFSETDWDRGLRDLYDIHTLIEHYEAQHGVVFWEELLNEAEALQVAWLMEPAIRCCQHRFGTLVPESVERRLHDHAASLPARWVSRRMFHHALNGRVSATPWVDALARALVFLRGHWLKMPPLLLARHLFYKAFLAPREDDSGEDRAAANPQQHG
- a CDS encoding HprK-related kinase A; amino-acid sequence: MTSVAELGYADLSGRLAAGCLLVQTGPVRSLLKSRLSSVAEGLWRLYADHRVIEPEDGADFFCEVREPLGLRRFYRPQALFYADRKNIFKPLPRNQAFPMLEWGLNWCIGTQVKHFLLFHAACLEKNGRALIMPAPPESGKSTLCAALACSGWRLLSDEATLVDLASSEVRVLGLSRPVSLKNASIDVIQAIAPDAFLSERCHDTLKGSVAHMRPPRDSVVRANEPATPAWVVFPRYQPQAPAVLTERSEGETFMGLARNSFNYAALGARAFHRTVDIVEQAQGYDFRYSRLEEAIPIFEELAAGSHPSSV
- a CDS encoding methyltransferase domain-containing protein encodes the protein MTDPDFARRWQRRFMQRGATLDDDAGIAGWTPTGLDARFRQFRQFWEQADAPAGRWLDLGCGAGTYTRYLRESGRDVVGLDYSQPSLFKAQQRSEPGIPWVAGDAQRLPFGDDHFDGVLCLGVLQALPGPRPALAEMARVVRPGGEIWVDALNARCLPTVFAEWRRKRAGRSPHLRYDDYTGLVEELQATGTEVQQVAWLLLLPGRIARLQPWVEHRAVRGALRIVPGLERRLCHSFLVRARVG
- a CDS encoding O-antigen ligase family protein, whose amino-acid sequence is MGWGAWVPQVGGLLLALLTLTLALHWPQGVAWLVVGLVVYAFALARYPLAWLWVLPPAVALLDGMPWTGWLHFGEVELLLMMTFAVALLRWPAWQSDCSPALPALLPAPLRFSFYGLLASTALGVGVAVWWWLTQAPGPWVDYAAPWNTARTASGVLLALGALLLVRYAPDPPREQFLRGLVPGMALGCLAAVGAVVRERAVYPGVLDTESGFRVAGWFTDMHVGGPSLAAFLALTIPFALVWAWTRPRWALLWTLTVSLLVSYATVVTFTRSAWLAVAVALLVLALFGGPLLTRAGGRSRRTSILLAWMPILVAIGIALAMLDGFASDRWSATTRDAEGRWDRWATILAISAETARTPWMGHGVGTFPAAYRTAPQVDDPVGQYGFLGQGETAMLWMGEDPTGRLAQRLFAADRPEWVDVVLRVQGPPGARLRVALCEESVVYPVRCAERWIQLDGLGEGSDPPWRGMALRLAPPAGRGMPGLERSLVFSLSREDGLPGPLLMDDVRIHRGDGSQLLKNGTFAAGGRHWFYTTSNYDAWRTENQLLEFYFDQGIAGAALWLVLVATGLWALAPYARPPTLAALAAAAGITGALAVGMFATIFFNPHIALLFYLVLLLGAAAGHAGRGDGRLGETGSRDREGQ